The following coding sequences lie in one Spinacia oleracea cultivar Varoflay chromosome 1, BTI_SOV_V1, whole genome shotgun sequence genomic window:
- the LOC110777324 gene encoding oil body-associated protein 1A — MSTHPQVPGEPTKTGTTVLETATAAVQKFGPINVIHQHLCAFHFYGHDMTRQVEAHHFCGHQNEDMRQCLIYDGPEADSRLIGLEYIITEKLFMTLPDSEKRLWHSHEYEVKSGVLFLPGVPGPIQRQDLAKVAQTYGKTIHFWQVDRGDNLPLGLPQIMMALTRDGQLYTHLASDVENRYKMNFDKERENRAYMKGLEHGIHPLANAQGKGLWTELREVDCNGGAGAHAPPRVFV, encoded by the exons ATGTCTACTCATCCACAAGTTCCCGGCGAGCCGACTAAGACCGGCACCACCGTGCTCGAGACTGCCACCGCCGCCGTTCAGAAGTTCGGCCCCATTAACGTCATCCACCAGCATCTATGCGC GTTCCACTTCTACGGACATGACATGACAAGACAAGTAGAAGCACACCACTTTTGCGGGCACCAAAACGAAGACATGCGTCAATGCCTTATCTACGACGGCCCGGAGGCCGATTCCCGCCTGATCGGACTGGAGTACATCATAACTGAGAAACTCTTTATGACGCTGCCCGATAGCGAGAAGCGTCTCTGGCACTCTCACGAGTACGAAGTTAAGAGTGGGGTGCTCTTCTTACCTGGAGTCCCTGGACCTATACAGCGTCAGGATCTGGCTAAGGTAGCTCAAACTTATGGGAAGACTATCCATTTTTGGCAAGTTGACCGTGGTGATAATCTTCCTTTAGGGTTGCCTCAAATTATGATGGCTCTTACTCGTGATGGACAACTCTATACTCATCTTGCTTCTG ATGTGGAGAATAGGTACAAAATGAACTTCGACAAGGAGAGAGAGAATCGAGCATACATGAAAGGTCTAGAGCATGGAATCCATCCCTTAGCAAACGCACAAGGGAAAGGCCTATGGACCGAGCTGCGAGAGGTAGACTGTAATGGTGGTGCTGGTGCTCACGCTCCGCCTAGAGTTTTTGTTTAA